Proteins found in one Maledivibacter sp. genomic segment:
- a CDS encoding GTP-binding protein — protein MAKAKFERNKPHVNIGTIGHVDHGKTTLTAAITMTLQNRYQ, from the coding sequence ATGGCAAAAGCTAAATTTGAAAGAAATAAGCCCCATGTAAACATAGGAACAATAGGACACGTAGACCATGGTAAAACAACACTTACAGCAGCGATCACAATGACATTACAAAACAGATACCAA